One genomic window of Rhodothermales bacterium includes the following:
- a CDS encoding T9SS type A sorting domain-containing protein: MKSRYHLVLLLTLLVGLGSASTALAQDGVLVVEWADQDGNVINNALRDAIANDTERPENRVYKLKRGGFYWNEDRIQFEGYHLRIVGETADEANPAEAFLCGVGGDEDCGPAIIQRTRRADQSIDGVMIQNTGTGSHLTVQNVWLLGQDSDGVRSSYEQIQLDAADSHFTFDNVVFDRNDWHFLGPNAENVDMTVTNSTFRNLFGPSQQWEGLGVRFEAGADSVIFDNNTFLNIGFTPFQSEAAPMNYFRANHNTFVNIGRSFQAGALWKEAYITNNVFVNYFWHGEQPSEYEDPDREDPFTGFFGIAAMPARFGTDLDRRIVVANNSFWRDSQFASLMPSDIRSQPVVNDTTAGWFETFDGMVMQDNLLDLSPDLVTYPADLIPSMVSNITELRAGNSASPRYDYDPGRDETCFQCNIWPRPEDFSYTTADLLTAGTDDLPLGDLNWFTDAKATYETNRATYVQAIEDLAGGRIELIVVGTGEADQGTLGEGATVAAAEGFTYYEMDSSGFIEWSFDLATEGTYDLSVGTHLRGNGQRGQRIFVNGTNLRNNAGFGEYYWDVATGVPSDDWFDTRIDVAGLIEGAAGLTMPAGANTIRIEPSWGFQRFSDVSIIDPTSGDTLLVLSAPDAVAEGVRPVCDAADFCPTGFKSVAMGAGATVALNFDFPGDGKYVARIFFNAPAGGSADLQLDGNPLFEGLTFTAEGTDIITPQFDGTAGVGTLTLVTEMGGFNVDFIQLISVAGVGTSTERDELPDGFALEQNYPNPFNPSTTISYTLGASGNVQLVVYDVLGRQVQTLANTNLPAGSYQVIWDGRSATGQQVTSGVYFYQMETEVGTTTRRMVFLK, translated from the coding sequence ATGAAATCAAGGTACCATCTGGTGCTCCTACTCACCCTTCTCGTTGGCCTCGGTAGCGCTTCGACCGCGCTTGCCCAGGACGGCGTGCTGGTGGTGGAATGGGCCGATCAAGACGGCAACGTCATCAACAATGCGCTGCGCGACGCTATCGCGAACGACACCGAACGCCCCGAAAATCGCGTCTACAAACTCAAACGCGGCGGCTTCTACTGGAACGAGGACCGTATCCAGTTTGAAGGCTACCACCTGCGCATCGTCGGCGAGACGGCCGATGAAGCCAATCCTGCCGAAGCGTTCCTCTGCGGCGTCGGAGGCGACGAAGACTGCGGGCCGGCCATCATCCAGCGTACCCGCCGCGCCGATCAGTCCATCGACGGCGTCATGATCCAGAACACCGGAACCGGGAGTCATCTCACGGTCCAGAACGTCTGGCTCCTGGGCCAGGACAGCGACGGCGTCCGGAGCTCCTACGAGCAGATCCAGCTTGACGCGGCGGACTCCCACTTCACGTTCGACAACGTGGTGTTCGACCGCAACGACTGGCACTTCCTCGGCCCCAACGCCGAGAACGTGGACATGACCGTCACCAACTCCACCTTCCGTAACCTCTTCGGCCCGTCCCAGCAGTGGGAAGGTCTGGGCGTTCGGTTCGAAGCCGGCGCGGACTCCGTCATCTTCGACAACAATACTTTCCTGAACATCGGCTTTACGCCCTTCCAGTCCGAAGCGGCCCCGATGAACTACTTCCGCGCCAACCACAACACGTTCGTCAACATCGGCCGCAGCTTCCAGGCCGGCGCGCTCTGGAAAGAAGCGTATATCACGAACAACGTGTTCGTCAACTACTTCTGGCACGGCGAACAGCCCTCGGAGTACGAGGACCCGGATCGCGAAGACCCGTTCACCGGCTTCTTCGGGATCGCCGCTATGCCGGCGCGGTTCGGCACAGACCTGGACCGCCGCATCGTCGTGGCCAACAACAGCTTCTGGCGGGATTCCCAGTTCGCCAGCCTGATGCCTTCGGATATCCGCTCGCAGCCCGTCGTCAACGATACGACCGCCGGCTGGTTCGAGACGTTCGATGGCATGGTCATGCAGGACAACCTGCTGGACCTCTCCCCGGATCTGGTCACCTACCCGGCGGATCTCATCCCGTCGATGGTGTCCAACATTACGGAGCTTCGCGCCGGCAACTCGGCCTCCCCGCGGTACGACTACGACCCGGGCCGAGATGAGACGTGTTTCCAGTGCAATATCTGGCCGCGTCCGGAGGACTTCTCGTATACGACGGCCGATCTGCTTACGGCCGGCACGGACGATCTGCCGCTGGGCGACCTGAACTGGTTCACGGATGCAAAGGCGACCTATGAGACCAACCGGGCCACCTACGTCCAGGCCATCGAAGACCTCGCCGGCGGACGTATCGAGCTCATCGTTGTCGGCACGGGCGAGGCGGACCAGGGCACGCTGGGCGAAGGCGCCACCGTCGCCGCCGCGGAAGGGTTCACCTATTACGAGATGGACTCTTCGGGCTTCATCGAATGGTCGTTCGACCTCGCCACCGAAGGCACGTACGACCTGTCGGTCGGCACGCACCTCCGCGGCAACGGTCAACGTGGCCAACGGATCTTCGTGAACGGCACCAACCTGCGGAATAACGCCGGCTTCGGCGAATATTACTGGGATGTCGCCACCGGCGTGCCGTCTGACGACTGGTTCGACACCCGGATCGACGTCGCCGGCCTTATCGAAGGCGCCGCCGGCCTCACCATGCCGGCAGGGGCCAACACGATCCGCATCGAGCCCTCGTGGGGCTTCCAGCGCTTCAGCGACGTGAGTATCATCGACCCGACCTCGGGCGACACGCTCCTCGTCCTGAGCGCCCCCGACGCGGTCGCCGAGGGTGTCCGCCCGGTCTGCGATGCCGCCGACTTCTGCCCGACCGGCTTTAAATCGGTCGCCATGGGCGCCGGCGCCACGGTGGCGCTGAACTTCGACTTCCCCGGGGATGGAAAGTACGTCGCCCGCATCTTCTTCAATGCCCCCGCGGGCGGTAGCGCGGATCTCCAGCTCGATGGCAACCCGCTGTTCGAAGGCCTGACGTTCACGGCCGAAGGCACGGATATTATCACGCCGCAGTTCGACGGCACCGCCGGCGTGGGCACGCTCACGCTCGTGACGGAAATGGGTGGGTTCAACGTGGACTTCATCCAGCTCATCTCCGTCGCCGGCGTCGGCACGTCGACGGAGCGGGATGAATTGCCTGATGGCTTTGCCCTTGAGCAAAACTACCCGAATCCGTTTAACCCGTCGACCACGATCTCCTACACCCTCGGCGCGTCGGGGAACGTCCAGCTCGTGGTGTACGATGTCCTCGGCCGCCAGGTCCAGACGCTCGCCAACACCAACCTGCCGGCCGGCTCCTACCAGGTCATCTGGGACGGGCGCAGCGCCACCGGGCAGCAGGTGACGAGCGGCGTCTACTTCTATCAGATGGAAACAGAGGTCGGCACGACCACGCGCCGGATGGTGTTCCTGAAATAA
- a CDS encoding Gfo/Idh/MocA family oxidoreductase: protein MKSISNHLFYEREALTRSYNGATRRPRFSSTLQAVTMKEGTPSPSNSSRRAFIKTGVIAASTFYIVPRHVLGGVGYTAPSDQLNLAAIGAGGKGASDIRNASVNGRERVAALCDVDFSGSAAKSVEAFPKAKLYKDFRVMLDTEKDIDAVTISTPDHVHGLAAAFAMARGKHVYVQKPMTHNIREARMLTQMARTQKVVTQMGNQGASNPLLGMVKRWVDSGVLGKIADVQIWTNRPVWPQGFAMPAPDESKKPTDLDWDLWLGPAEYMPYTPNLHPFSWRGWWDYGTGALGDVGCHLIDIPFRTLGLHYPTDAECSVGAVYTEMWEPIYQPEGCPASSFITLHFGATEKSKAPITMTWSDGGIRPSRPDIIPPDHTMGGTNSANGVLIIGENGLISTNINDSSPMMPKLYLNDGTTEFGPEGVDESEPEYGHQRKWVDACKAGFDSAEHKGLTSSFDYAGPMTETVLMGNLAIRSYFLRHENSEGKYEFFARKKLLWDGENMRITNSEEANQFVGRTYRTGWEM, encoded by the coding sequence TTGAAATCCATCTCGAATCACCTATTTTACGAGCGCGAAGCGCTTACGCGCTCATACAACGGCGCCACGCGGCGGCCGCGGTTTTCATCCACGCTCCAGGCAGTCACTATGAAGGAAGGCACTCCATCCCCCTCGAACTCCTCCCGTAGGGCATTTATCAAAACCGGCGTGATCGCCGCATCCACCTTTTACATCGTTCCGAGGCACGTTCTCGGTGGGGTAGGCTACACGGCGCCGAGTGATCAGCTCAACCTGGCGGCCATCGGCGCCGGCGGCAAGGGAGCAAGCGACATCCGCAACGCTTCCGTCAACGGCCGCGAACGCGTGGCCGCGCTGTGCGACGTCGACTTCTCCGGCTCCGCCGCGAAGTCCGTCGAGGCGTTCCCGAAAGCGAAGTTGTACAAGGATTTCCGCGTCATGCTCGATACCGAGAAGGACATCGATGCGGTGACGATTTCCACGCCAGACCACGTGCACGGGCTGGCGGCCGCCTTCGCCATGGCGCGCGGTAAACACGTCTACGTCCAGAAACCGATGACGCACAACATCCGGGAAGCCCGGATGCTGACGCAGATGGCGCGGACGCAGAAAGTCGTCACCCAGATGGGCAACCAGGGCGCCTCTAACCCGCTGCTGGGCATGGTCAAGCGCTGGGTCGATTCCGGCGTGTTGGGTAAGATCGCCGATGTCCAGATCTGGACCAACCGCCCGGTGTGGCCCCAGGGCTTTGCCATGCCGGCGCCCGACGAAAGCAAAAAGCCGACGGACCTCGACTGGGACCTCTGGCTCGGGCCGGCCGAATACATGCCGTACACGCCCAACCTGCACCCATTTAGCTGGCGCGGCTGGTGGGATTATGGCACCGGCGCCCTCGGAGATGTCGGGTGCCACCTCATCGATATCCCGTTCCGGACGCTCGGGCTCCACTATCCGACCGACGCCGAGTGCAGCGTCGGCGCCGTCTATACCGAGATGTGGGAGCCGATCTACCAGCCCGAAGGCTGCCCGGCCTCATCCTTCATTACGCTTCATTTTGGCGCCACGGAGAAGAGTAAAGCCCCCATCACCATGACGTGGAGCGACGGCGGCATCCGCCCGTCCCGGCCGGACATCATCCCTCCCGATCACACCATGGGCGGCACAAACAGCGCCAACGGCGTGCTCATCATCGGGGAAAATGGCCTCATCTCGACGAACATCAACGATAGCTCGCCGATGATGCCCAAGCTGTATCTGAACGACGGCACGACGGAATTCGGCCCCGAGGGCGTGGACGAAAGCGAGCCGGAATACGGCCATCAGCGGAAGTGGGTCGATGCCTGCAAAGCTGGCTTCGACAGCGCCGAGCATAAGGGTCTGACGTCGTCCTTCGACTACGCCGGCCCGATGACGGAAACCGTCCTCATGGGCAATCTCGCCATCCGTAGCTACTTCCTCCGCCATGAAAACAGCGAAGGGAAGTACGAGTTTTTTGCCCGCAAAAAGCTCCTCTGGGACGGCGAAAACATGCGCATCACGAACAGCGAAGAAGCCAACCAGTTCGTGGGCAGAACCTATCGAACCGGATGGGAGATGTGA
- a CDS encoding CRTAC1 family protein produces MGDVIAARWLIVLALVSGAPAMGQPFERRTEAAGLAGVAATNGVALADYDRDGDLDIYFVAHASYDPIEAATWNRLFANRGDGTFVRVSGNDVLAGRDSSTAESPMGYKMGASWGDFNNDGWPDLYLTHLGPNQLLRNTGGAFEDVTAAAGVAGGLTQLSSSSLWWDFDLDGDLDLYVATYEDYPAGTRDRRNLLYENLGDGRFAEIGAASGLDDAGATWTSVALDVNNDGRQDLYLANDFGPNTLFVNNGDKTFSEQTTAYGLEDAFHGMGLAIGDPDRNGFFDIYLTNITESGFDAEINPLFMNQGTGGFTRAEEAAGVSLAGWGWGTAFFDLENDGDEDLFVATGYFEPDYENVLFRNERETGTTVFEVVSASYALDDTRTARGLAVFDADDDGDQDLLISNFFDTPSLFINPIDAGSWLAIHLEGVASNRDGLGAVVTVRAGGETYRRYHHGAQFLGQNLQHVHVGLAAAEEVDSLWVLWPGGAVDAIGPLPARQTIRIREGSGVVEGVVTGREAVAEPALFRLLGGAPNPFSASVRIETEWDRPGRVRLHIFDALGREVHRQYVAVPGAGVHAVVWTPAASAASGVYTYILEPADSVGDRARGRAVGRVVYVK; encoded by the coding sequence ATGGGAGATGTGATCGCGGCGCGCTGGCTCATCGTCCTCGCCCTCGTTTCGGGGGCGCCGGCGATGGGCCAGCCGTTTGAACGGCGCACGGAGGCCGCCGGCCTCGCCGGCGTCGCCGCGACCAATGGCGTCGCTCTGGCCGACTATGACCGCGATGGCGACCTCGACATCTACTTCGTCGCCCACGCCTCCTATGACCCCATCGAAGCCGCCACCTGGAACCGGCTCTTCGCCAACCGGGGCGATGGGACGTTCGTGCGCGTCTCGGGCAACGACGTGCTCGCCGGCCGCGACTCCAGCACGGCCGAAAGCCCCATGGGCTACAAAATGGGCGCCTCGTGGGGGGATTTCAACAACGACGGTTGGCCGGACCTCTACCTCACCCATCTCGGCCCCAACCAGCTGCTCCGTAACACCGGCGGCGCCTTCGAGGACGTGACCGCAGCTGCCGGCGTCGCCGGCGGCCTTACACAGCTCAGCAGCAGCAGCCTCTGGTGGGATTTCGACCTGGACGGCGACCTCGATCTGTATGTCGCTACCTACGAGGACTATCCGGCCGGTACCCGCGATCGCCGGAACCTCCTCTATGAGAACCTCGGCGATGGGCGTTTTGCCGAGATCGGCGCCGCCAGCGGTCTCGATGATGCCGGCGCCACGTGGACGAGCGTCGCGCTCGATGTCAACAACGACGGGCGGCAGGACCTGTATCTCGCGAACGACTTCGGCCCGAACACGCTCTTCGTCAACAACGGCGACAAGACGTTCTCCGAACAAACGACCGCGTACGGCCTCGAGGATGCGTTTCACGGCATGGGCCTCGCCATCGGCGACCCCGATCGGAACGGTTTTTTTGACATCTACCTGACCAACATCACCGAGTCCGGCTTCGACGCCGAAATCAACCCGCTGTTTATGAATCAAGGAACGGGGGGATTTACACGGGCCGAGGAGGCGGCCGGAGTGTCCCTCGCCGGCTGGGGATGGGGCACGGCATTTTTTGATCTGGAGAACGATGGCGATGAAGACCTCTTCGTCGCCACCGGTTACTTCGAGCCCGACTACGAGAACGTGCTCTTTCGGAACGAAAGGGAGACCGGCACAACGGTGTTCGAAGTCGTTTCCGCTTCCTACGCCCTCGATGACACCCGCACCGCCCGCGGCCTCGCGGTGTTCGACGCCGATGACGACGGCGATCAGGACCTGCTCATCTCTAACTTTTTCGACACCCCGTCGCTGTTTATCAACCCGATCGATGCCGGCAGTTGGCTGGCCATCCACCTCGAAGGTGTGGCCTCGAACCGCGACGGCCTCGGGGCGGTGGTGACGGTGCGTGCCGGCGGGGAAACCTACCGCCGCTACCACCACGGCGCCCAGTTTCTGGGGCAGAACCTGCAGCATGTGCATGTCGGGCTCGCGGCGGCGGAGGAGGTAGATAGCCTGTGGGTTCTGTGGCCCGGCGGGGCGGTGGACGCCATCGGACCGTTGCCGGCCCGGCAGACGATCCGCATCCGTGAGGGAAGTGGCGTCGTGGAGGGCGTGGTGACGGGCCGCGAGGCCGTGGCCGAGCCGGCGCTATTCCGCCTCCTGGGTGGCGCCCCGAATCCGTTTAGCGCATCCGTGCGAATCGAGACTGAATGGGATCGGCCAGGCCGTGTGCGGTTGCACATCTTCGATGCCCTGGGGCGAGAAGTGCACCGGCAGTATGTCGCCGTGCCGGGCGCGGGCGTACACGCCGTGGTCTGGACGCCGGCCGCGTCCGCCGCGTCCGGAGTGTACACGTACATCCTGGAGCCGGCCGATTCCGTCGGTGACCGGGCGCGCGGGCGCGCCGTCGGCCGCGTCGTCTATGTGAAATGA